Proteins encoded in a region of the Psychromicrobium lacuslunae genome:
- a CDS encoding YraN family protein, which translates to MGTKQQLGRVGEELAADFLARRGFEVVDLNWRCPQGEIDLVAFDGEILVVIEVKTRRSLSYGHPFEAISEAKLRRLRTLAVLWARHHGYLSCRIRLDAVAVLAPRGAEASIEHLRGIG; encoded by the coding sequence GTGGGCACTAAACAGCAACTTGGCAGAGTCGGTGAGGAACTTGCCGCCGACTTCCTCGCGCGGCGCGGTTTTGAGGTGGTTGACCTCAACTGGAGGTGCCCTCAAGGCGAGATAGATCTGGTTGCGTTTGACGGCGAAATTCTGGTTGTCATTGAGGTGAAAACCAGGCGATCTTTGAGCTATGGGCATCCATTTGAGGCAATTTCTGAGGCCAAGCTACGTCGTCTGAGAACCTTAGCTGTTCTTTGGGCCCGGCACCACGGCTATTTGAGCTGCCGGATTCGCCTTGACGCGGTTGCCGTCTTGGCTCCTCGCGGTGCCGA
- a CDS encoding DUF2469 domain-containing protein, with protein MSAEDLENYETDMELQLYREYRDVVGLFSYVVETERRFYLANHVDLQARSADGEVYFDLTLQDAWVWDVYRSARFVKNVRVITFKDVNVEELAKSDDLELPKETDLGN; from the coding sequence ATGAGCGCTGAAGACCTAGAGAACTATGAAACCGATATGGAGTTGCAGCTCTACCGCGAGTACCGCGATGTGGTCGGCTTGTTTAGCTACGTGGTGGAGACCGAGCGGCGCTTTTATTTGGCGAATCATGTCGACCTGCAGGCACGATCGGCCGACGGCGAGGTTTACTTTGACCTCACCCTTCAGGATGCCTGGGTTTGGGATGTTTATCGCTCAGCACGTTTTGTGAAGAACGTGCGGGTGATTACCTTCAAAGATGTGAACGTCGAAGAATTGGCGAAGAGCGATGATTTGGAATTGCCTAAGGAAACCGACCTAGGCAACTGA
- a CDS encoding ribonuclease HII: MESGFRFVAGADEVGRGALAGPVTVGMVVVDASAQKPLAGVKDSKLLSVAERERLVPLIKEWSLAHAVGHASAAEIDAIGIMAALQLAGTRAWEQMQESPIRAEVVLLDGNHDWLSAKGQLSIFDQPLPAGAGVQVPVQTMIKADLQCLSVAAASVLAKVERDAILVELDGQHAEFGWKVNKGYATAAHRAAIDQFGPSQWHRKSWKLSSGASSRLTGAMGKA, from the coding sequence ATGGAATCGGGATTCCGGTTCGTGGCGGGTGCCGACGAGGTTGGCCGCGGCGCGCTAGCCGGGCCAGTGACCGTGGGGATGGTGGTGGTCGATGCCTCTGCGCAGAAACCGCTAGCGGGGGTGAAGGACTCTAAGCTCCTCAGTGTGGCTGAGCGGGAAAGACTGGTTCCGCTGATTAAGGAGTGGAGCTTGGCACACGCGGTAGGCCATGCCTCCGCCGCAGAAATTGACGCTATTGGCATTATGGCCGCTCTGCAACTTGCCGGCACTCGCGCCTGGGAGCAAATGCAAGAGTCACCGATCCGAGCCGAAGTTGTGCTGCTCGATGGTAATCACGATTGGCTCTCCGCGAAAGGGCAGCTGAGTATCTTCGACCAGCCGCTGCCAGCCGGCGCTGGCGTCCAGGTGCCGGTGCAGACCATGATCAAAGCAGATCTGCAGTGCTTGAGCGTGGCAGCAGCGAGTGTGCTGGCTAAGGTGGAACGCGACGCTATTTTGGTGGAGCTCGATGGACAACACGCCGAGTTCGGCTGGAAGGTCAATAAGGGTTACGCCACTGCGGCCCATCGAGCCGCTATTGATCAGTTCGGACCGAGTCAATGGCATCGCAAGAGCTGGAAGTTGAGCTCCGGTGCGAGCTCACGTTTGACCGGTGCGATGGGTAAGGCATGA
- the lepB gene encoding signal peptidase I: MSQPTCEPNEDPQGGQPHGRRRAEVPANEETAKQVVQDLSPARKGESVEAGSVVAETIDAGANQAEADAGAEESANPSKQPKKAKKPSGPLSWLKEIAIVIVIALVLSFLLKTFLFRAFVIPSESMQNTLQVEDRIFINELVPRPFALQRGDVVVFKDTQGWLAGDQSITQAKATNWFQDVLVFIGLMPDESQQHLVKRVIGMAGDHVICCDAQGRITVNGQPLDEPYLFPGSENAAGLNATFDVVVPAGKIWVMGDNRNNSADSRFHQNLASQGFIDLNDVEGTATVIAWPLNRWSFIGNYPDTFRNVPAPSSTPVSSPTPTHSGK; the protein is encoded by the coding sequence ATGTCGCAACCGACATGTGAACCGAACGAGGATCCCCAGGGCGGGCAGCCGCACGGGCGAAGGCGCGCGGAGGTTCCGGCAAACGAGGAGACCGCGAAGCAGGTAGTCCAAGACCTCAGCCCTGCCCGTAAGGGCGAGTCAGTTGAGGCTGGCTCCGTTGTGGCCGAAACCATTGATGCTGGGGCGAATCAGGCTGAGGCGGATGCCGGGGCCGAGGAATCTGCGAACCCGTCCAAGCAACCAAAAAAGGCAAAGAAGCCTAGCGGCCCGTTATCATGGCTGAAGGAAATAGCCATCGTGATCGTGATTGCGCTAGTTCTTTCCTTCTTGCTGAAAACCTTCCTCTTCCGCGCCTTTGTGATCCCCTCGGAGTCGATGCAAAACACCTTGCAGGTTGAGGACCGGATTTTTATTAATGAACTGGTGCCTCGCCCCTTTGCGCTGCAACGCGGTGATGTGGTGGTGTTCAAAGATACCCAGGGCTGGCTGGCTGGCGATCAATCCATCACTCAGGCTAAGGCCACTAACTGGTTCCAAGATGTTTTGGTTTTCATCGGCCTGATGCCAGACGAGTCGCAGCAGCACTTGGTGAAGCGAGTGATCGGGATGGCCGGCGATCATGTGATTTGCTGTGATGCGCAGGGCCGGATCACCGTTAATGGACAGCCTCTCGACGAGCCATATTTGTTCCCCGGCTCGGAGAATGCTGCTGGTCTGAATGCGACTTTCGATGTCGTCGTTCCGGCCGGCAAAATCTGGGTGATGGGCGACAACCGAAATAACTCAGCGGACTCCCGTTTTCACCAGAACCTGGCAAGCCAGGGCTTCATCGACCTGAACGATGTCGAAGGCACCGCCACCGTTATTGCCTGGCCGCTGAACCGTTGGTCCTTCATCGGCAATTATCCGGACACCTTCCGTAATGTGCCGGCACCCTCATCGACTCCGGTGAGCAGCCCGACGCCGACGCATTCGGGGAAGTAA
- the lepB gene encoding signal peptidase I has translation MSGVAKRQSRRLGWRFVLLIVLVIVLVSSLIRAFWLEVYYIPSESMNPQFLSGERVAVSRTDYGFGPIHRGDLVVFDGRGSFDPLDSGRGAVLDALHGLGQFIGVVGSDTVYVKRVIGIAGDRVKCCSVEGKITVNGESLNEPYLFPGDAPSATSFDVVVPAGKLWLMGDHRSISADSRSLLGAPGGGLISLNKVIGRPIQILWPLDKFGNVPRVPIGPDAQKGAQ, from the coding sequence GTGAGTGGTGTCGCAAAGCGTCAATCCAGGCGACTGGGTTGGCGCTTTGTTTTGCTCATTGTGCTGGTCATTGTGCTGGTCAGTTCGTTGATCAGGGCGTTTTGGCTTGAGGTGTACTACATCCCCTCTGAATCGATGAACCCACAATTTCTCAGCGGGGAACGGGTTGCGGTATCGCGGACCGATTATGGTTTCGGTCCGATTCACCGTGGCGATCTGGTGGTCTTCGACGGACGAGGCTCCTTCGATCCGCTTGATTCCGGCCGTGGGGCAGTGCTTGATGCTTTGCATGGTTTGGGCCAGTTCATCGGTGTGGTCGGCAGCGACACGGTCTATGTCAAGCGAGTGATCGGGATTGCCGGGGATCGAGTGAAATGCTGCTCGGTCGAGGGGAAGATCACCGTCAATGGGGAGTCATTGAACGAACCGTATCTCTTTCCCGGCGACGCACCGAGTGCCACCTCCTTCGATGTCGTGGTGCCAGCAGGTAAGTTGTGGCTGATGGGTGATCATCGATCCATTTCGGCTGATTCCCGATCTTTGCTCGGGGCACCCGGGGGTGGCTTGATCTCACTCAATAAGGTCATTGGCCGTCCGATTCAGATACTCTGGCCCTTAGATAAATTTGGTAACGTACCTCGGGTTCCAATCGGTCCTGATGCACAGAAAGGCGCACAGTAA
- the rplS gene encoding 50S ribosomal protein L19 codes for MHILDSVDAASLRSDVPEFRSGDTLKVHVNIIEGNRSRVQVFQGFVLGRQGKGIGETFTVRKVSFGVGVERTFPVHSPIIEKIELVTRGDVRRAKLYYMRELRGKAAKIKEKRDNVASK; via the coding sequence ATGCACATCCTTGACAGCGTTGACGCAGCTAGCCTGCGTAGCGATGTTCCCGAATTCCGTTCGGGTGACACGCTGAAGGTTCACGTCAACATCATCGAAGGCAACCGTTCTCGTGTTCAGGTGTTCCAGGGCTTCGTGCTCGGCCGCCAGGGCAAGGGCATCGGCGAAACCTTCACCGTTCGCAAAGTCTCCTTCGGCGTCGGCGTTGAGCGTACCTTCCCGGTGCACTCTCCGATCATCGAGAAGATCGAACTCGTCACCCGCGGTGACGTCCGTCGCGCCAAGCTGTACTACATGCGTGAACTGCGCGGTAAGGCAGCCAAGATCAAAGAGAAGCGCGACAACGTCGCCAGCAAGTAA
- the trmD gene encoding tRNA (guanosine(37)-N1)-methyltransferase TrmD, whose product MRLDVISIFPEYLAPLELSLIGKARQDGLLNLSVHDLRDFTTDRHRTVDDTPYGGGAGMVMKPEPWALALESLLSEGARPTLIVPSPAGQVFSQSIAEELATEQQLVFACGRYEGIDERVIEWAAQHFEVRPMSLGDYVLNGGEVAVLAMVEAVARLLPGVIGNPESLIEESHQDGLLEYPVYTKPSQWRGSEIPEVLLSGNHAKIARFRRDEQLRRTVQRRPDLVALLDVERLNRADLQILREFGYQLLDGKLHQLG is encoded by the coding sequence ATGCGCCTTGATGTGATCAGCATTTTTCCTGAGTATTTAGCGCCGTTGGAACTCAGCCTGATCGGCAAGGCACGACAGGACGGTTTGCTAAACCTGAGCGTGCATGATCTACGTGACTTCACCACGGACCGTCATCGAACCGTCGACGACACTCCTTACGGTGGCGGTGCCGGAATGGTGATGAAGCCAGAACCCTGGGCGCTGGCCCTTGAATCCTTGCTGAGTGAGGGTGCTCGCCCCACCCTCATTGTTCCCTCGCCCGCCGGTCAGGTGTTCAGTCAGTCAATTGCCGAAGAACTGGCGACTGAGCAGCAACTCGTTTTCGCCTGCGGCCGTTATGAGGGCATTGACGAACGAGTGATTGAATGGGCCGCTCAGCATTTTGAGGTTCGGCCAATGAGCTTAGGCGACTACGTGCTCAATGGCGGTGAGGTTGCCGTGCTAGCCATGGTCGAGGCGGTGGCTAGATTGCTGCCGGGGGTGATCGGTAACCCGGAATCACTCATCGAAGAGTCGCATCAGGATGGGCTCCTTGAGTACCCGGTTTACACCAAACCTTCGCAATGGCGGGGGAGCGAGATTCCCGAGGTGCTGCTGAGCGGGAACCATGCCAAGATCGCCAGATTCCGGCGCGATGAGCAGCTACGGCGAACCGTGCAACGTCGACCAGATCTGGTTGCACTGCTCGATGTTGAACGCCTGAACCGCGCCGATCTGCAGATCCTGAGAGAGTTTGGTTATCAACTGCTGGACGGCAAGTTGCACCAGCTCGGCTGA
- the rimM gene encoding ribosome maturation factor RimM (Essential for efficient processing of 16S rRNA), whose product MQVQVARIGKPHGIRGEVTVELFTDAPEERFVRGVIFNTQEHGELTVNQARWNKDTLLLGFAEVPDRNRAEELRGTKLFIETADVEDETEEGWYEHELVGLEVRLAGRKIGVVSALRVMPVQDLLVVTTDDGEEVLVPFVDEIVPEVDPEQGFVLVTPPDGLFELNRESQDGAAD is encoded by the coding sequence ATGCAGGTTCAAGTAGCCCGGATCGGTAAACCACATGGGATACGCGGCGAGGTGACGGTGGAACTGTTTACCGATGCACCGGAGGAGCGGTTTGTCCGCGGGGTCATTTTCAACACTCAGGAACACGGCGAATTGACAGTCAACCAGGCTCGCTGGAACAAGGACACCTTGCTGCTCGGCTTTGCCGAGGTGCCTGATCGAAATCGAGCCGAGGAACTGCGCGGTACCAAACTCTTCATCGAAACCGCAGACGTTGAGGATGAGACCGAAGAGGGGTGGTACGAACACGAGCTGGTGGGGCTCGAGGTTCGGCTGGCCGGCCGCAAAATCGGCGTGGTGAGCGCGTTGCGGGTGATGCCGGTGCAAGACCTGCTTGTGGTGACCACCGATGACGGTGAGGAAGTGCTGGTTCCTTTCGTCGATGAAATAGTGCCGGAGGTGGACCCTGAGCAAGGTTTCGTGCTGGTCACCCCACCAGATGGTTTATTCGAGTTAAATCGGGAGTCTCAGGACGGGGCGGCTGACTAA
- a CDS encoding RNA-binding protein, with translation MLAEALEHLVRGIVDSPDDVQVALRNNRRGETLEVRVHPEDLGRVIGRQGRTARALRTVIGALAGGDQVRVDVVDTDRRR, from the coding sequence TTGTTGGCTGAGGCTCTGGAGCATCTAGTTCGCGGCATCGTGGATAGCCCCGATGACGTGCAGGTCGCGCTGCGGAATAACCGTCGCGGCGAGACCCTAGAAGTCCGGGTTCATCCAGAGGATTTGGGTCGGGTGATTGGCCGTCAAGGCCGCACCGCGCGAGCTCTGCGGACTGTGATCGGTGCCCTCGCCGGTGGCGATCAGGTCCGGGTGGACGTCGTCGATACTGACCGGCGTCGCTAG
- the rpsP gene encoding 30S ribosomal protein S16 translates to MAVKIRLKRFGKMRAPYYRIVVADSRTKRDGRAIEEIGKYHPTEEPSFIEVDSERAQYWLSVGAQPTEQVAAILKITGDWQKFKGLTGQEGRLKTKTAKEAFVAPEKSSVIVKEAITSKKKAEEAPAEEAAEAPAETTEAE, encoded by the coding sequence GTGGCCGTAAAGATTCGCCTTAAGCGCTTCGGTAAGATGCGCGCACCGTATTACCGCATTGTTGTCGCCGACTCACGCACCAAGCGTGATGGCCGTGCGATCGAAGAAATCGGTAAGTACCACCCCACCGAAGAGCCCTCGTTCATCGAGGTCGACTCGGAGCGGGCTCAGTACTGGCTTTCAGTGGGTGCTCAGCCCACCGAGCAGGTTGCCGCGATCCTCAAGATCACCGGTGACTGGCAGAAGTTCAAGGGACTCACCGGCCAGGAAGGCCGCTTGAAGACCAAGACCGCTAAAGAAGCTTTCGTAGCACCGGAGAAGTCTTCGGTGATCGTGAAGGAAGCTATCACCTCGAAGAAGAAGGCTGAAGAGGCTCCGGCCGAAGAAGCCGCTGAGGCTCCGGCAGAGACCACCGAGGCTGAGTAA